TGTGCGGGATACGGGAATGGGGGGATGACTACGATTTACGCCGACGCGGAGGAATTTATCCCTCTGCCAGCGTCCATGGTGGGGACCATCTCGGTAGATCCGGGGAAGTACCCTTTTGCGCTTCGTATTGAAGGAGACAGTATGGAAGATGCGGGGATAGTCGACGGGTCGTATGTGCTTGTCAACCCGGCAGAGGAGGTGTACGACGGAGATCCAGCACTTGTTATCTTTGGAAGGAACAGTAATTGCGCCGTAAAGTGGGTTTATTTTCACAACGACGGAGGCGTAGAGTTACGATCCGCTTCGTTGAAGTACCCTCCGAGGGCCTTTTCTGTTGAGGACATTGAGGAAGGGCTATTCCATATTGTTGGGAAAGTGGTTTGGACCGGAGGGAAGCCTCGATCAGGGGCGTAGCGAGGAAAAACACAGAGCAAAAATTTCAACAAAAAGAAGGTGATTAAGCTGTGGTTTTTTAAAAAGAAAAGACCAGAAACAGTTTCGATAGATTTTCCTGACTGGGAAAAAGAAAAAAACCGCAGAGACACAAAACTGGACAAGTTAAAAGCTAACTTCAAAGAAGCTCAGAATACACAAGAAGCCATTGATTCTATTCGAAAAGCGGTCTTCGATT
This sequence is a window from Dethiosulfovibrio faecalis. Protein-coding genes within it:
- a CDS encoding LexA family protein; this encodes MGYSEMEKKLIRGDRLKFLREKLDLSQGELGELAGIAQNHISSIETGKRGASDKTKKRLAEALKTNVSYLIGETDDPAPQDSPPGDTFPFKKLFEREEWRQFPVLEPTVVACAGYGNGGMTTIYADAEEFIPLPASMVGTISVDPGKYPFALRIEGDSMEDAGIVDGSYVLVNPAEEVYDGDPALVIFGRNSNCAVKWVYFHNDGGVELRSASLKYPPRAFSVEDIEEGLFHIVGKVVWTGGKPRSGA